A region of the Clavelina lepadiformis chromosome 9, kaClaLepa1.1, whole genome shotgun sequence genome:
CGCCAACCATATGTGGCCGCAGCAGAATATTCTGGGCCAGGCCATGTTATAAGTGTTCTTGCATATTTGAGCCATGCGCTGCACTGACGGCATTATATGACCATATCATCAAAAAGTCATGACCAGGATTTTAGTGTGACTCCGGTTAATCAGCGTCAAACTTTTCGTAGAGTTTAAGCAACTCTGTTATGCTTTGATGCGTTTGGTCAGAAAACGCATTTGATTCATTCGCACGGCATAAGCGCATCTGAAGCTGATTGTTTTCACTTCTAGGCCTAATAGTTATGATTATTAAGCGCCAAAACAACCAGTTAAAGCTTCTCTCTTCAAGAATCctttaaaattcaaattgaaaccTTACTTGTCATAATGGACCAACCAAggatgaaaaataaaagcatagtAGTAATTTTATGATTTGGTGTTTGTAATGTGTTAGCTGCTTCGGGCGTCAGATGTCGCTACGCTGCCTAATGCAGAAATACAACGAGTGGTTTGAATAAATCAGTCCAATATTTGGTGCGTCTGCTGACATTTCTTACAAATTGCACGATTTTAGTGCTATTTTGCTGTTACAATCTgttctttgaaaatattttaaacaactgaaaatattttaaaccagAATATTCGGCCAAATTGCATTGATGCAAACAAATCGTATGTCGTTCGCAGATATCTTGTTTTTCCACACAGTAGGCCGTAGTTACACTGAAGCAAATGGGACGCTTGCCTCCATGAATACATACAACATGTTCAATGCTAAActaaattttgcaacatacTTAATCGGGGACGCATACTTGAAGTATTTCCCTCGGTAAAAATTCTAATCTTGAATAACCTTTATAAAAGTTATTCGAAAGCCAGATAACCTGTAAAAGGTCGTGTTCCAGCAGCAACAAATGCTTCCACTTTGAAGCTGGTTGCCGACAACCTATAGTCGTTGagataaatgtttaaaacgtGAACGCATGTCATGTGGTTACTTTATTCTGTTGCATGCTTACAGATAAAGGTAATTATAATTAGTTATTTAACCAGAAAACCGGTGACCGACTTCACGGCTGTAAAAAGTCTTCTGTCGTAATCTTATTATTAAGGAAAAGTAAAAGATATTGTCAACTTTATCGATATCACACACGTCATGCTTCGTGTAAGAAACCAAAATTCCCAGCCAACAAGATTGCTACATCCATGTCTATCTTCGGACGATGTTTGCCGACAGACCGTGTTTATTACTAGCGCAGCTATACGAGCGTTGTGTGCCGTTGGTAAACACTTCCCACCTGGAACGCAATATTTACCTGAAACAAATATAGCGGACATGGAGGCCTAGAGCTGTACGCTAACAGCGGACGATATTCCCTGTTCCAAAGCACCTGAATAGTTGGGCAGTTTTCAGTAACAGGTTTGTGTTTGCCGACAGGTTAATGTATCAGCCGCACCACAGATCGTAATCTTGAAATCTTTTAGGTAATAATCTTATGAATACAAAACTCAGCTATTCCGTCAGTCGACCGTGTTTAGAATATTGTGAGATGTTTTACTTTTGTCTTTAAttgtcttgtttttgttttggtttaatGCCCAGGTTCAGGATgagataaaaatattgaaatttgCAGCAACAAATCTGACTGAAATTGCAcatgttttcagaaaaaatgtcCGGACAAGTTCAAAATGGCGATCGCGTGATCGATTACTCCCAAACCACCTCCCCTGAGTACAATAAGGAAAAGTCGGGAGAGTCGAAGAAAGCGGATCAGAAACTCAAGTTAGACTTGACGCCGCATCAACGGAATCTGCTGCAAGATTTACTTGAAAGCGGAATTAATAACTCCGCCCTTATACGTTTCCTACGTTCAAAGGACTCCGTTAAACCGTGGTTGCCGGATATTCGCTCTAACGAAAACGAAAAATCTTCTTCCAAATTGCCTAGTGCCAAGGTCAAAGTCACCGAAAAGCAAAAAGGCTCCAGTCAGAAAATCAATGAAGCGTGTCGTCAGGCAAATGACGTTTCCACTAATATCAAGTCACCCGTGACGAGCGAAGGAAAACTGAAACAAAGCCGTAGCATTGGACTCACAGCTAGAGGATTCACAGTGGAAACAAGATCTGTTGCTACCCAGACCGATGGTTTTCTCCTCAAATCGACCCCCAGCTCCGAGTAAGTTGCATCTGATATAAAGAAAGTATCTGATAAGGGTAGATCAGAATTtatagaaacattttttgatcgtttgttcaacaattttttaaatcgtCGCAGATCAAAGTCGTCCGACCAACTCCTCGCCATGAAGCAGCCGGGAAAAAGAAGATCTTCGTTGGCTGAGAAGGCAAATCAACAGTCTAGCCCGGGGCAACTTAAAGTTGACGGATCAAGCCAGCCTTTCGTCTCTATGGCTGCAAACGGGGAAGCGATTTTTAACTCCTACAAGGAAACTGCTAAAGAACAGCCTCGGAAAGAGGAAGGATGTTCGGAAGATTCTGCATACAGCAGCAATATTCCGACCACCGAAGGTATAAGCAACGACGGTATTCAAGTGGGCGAACTTCCCAACAACCAGGCAACTAGAATCCAAACTAACATTGAAGCTCCAAGCCGCAACGAGCCCGAAGTGCAAGGAGTGTCATCGGAGACAAACACTCATAATCGGGCCTATTATGACGACACAAAGCACATCGCCAACGGACAAGGATATGGGAACGAGCAGATGATGATAGACCAACAGCAGATGACTAACAACGCAAACGGCAATAATACTCCGTTCAGCATCCACGGTCTCCCTCCCCCACCAGCCGTTCTTGCGAGCTGCAATTCTTCTTCTTCCATTTACAACCCGATAAACGCGGCTATGATTTCTTCTGCTCTCTCGAACGAATCCCTTGCCCAGTACTACTCTCAAGCGCCCACTTCTGGAATGGAGATTCTCCCCGCCTCCAATCGCGGTTCGAACTCCGAGAGCACGTCGCTTGCAATCCCGTCACAAGAGGTTTCGACTCAAAGCCGCGATCGCGACACCGTAGCAGCTTCACCGTCTCAAGCCTTCATCACGCACTATCCACATGACATGGCGTGTCGTCTGCCGTCTGGCGTGGTGCCACACTCGTCTCACATCATCCATCACCGACCGAGTGACCTCGAACACCAGTACCATCATCACCAGCATCAAATCAACCTGCAGGACCAGTCCAACGAGACCATCCTGGTCCAACAAGGCATGGAGATGTCGCACCCGGTAGACACCATCCCAGTTCAACTGCAGCAGACAATCTACGACCCTATCCGGCAGGTCTACCTCTACCAGAATCCGGCTATAGACGGCGCCACTGTCCCCGTGGATCACCTACACCAAGAACTCCACCACCCGGGGCACGTCGTCCCAAAGACGGAGATCACGCACGACCCGTACGGGGCCGGTACGCGACAGAGGAAGCGTAACGCCGATGAAATGGAACAGGAGGGTTTCGAACCCAATCCAGTGCCTGATAAGACCATCGACGATATCTTGAAAGGGACGCCAGGAAACGAACACAGGAAGAGGAAGATAGAAGGGTATCTCAAGTGAGTAACAGGGTTGCTTTACACGATAAAAAACACTTCAACTATCTTGCTTTTTCCTAACAGCTGTCACTATTGctcaaagata
Encoded here:
- the LOC143470886 gene encoding uncharacterized protein LOC143470886 — its product is MFSEKMSGQVQNGDRVIDYSQTTSPEYNKEKSGESKKADQKLKLDLTPHQRNLLQDLLESGINNSALIRFLRSKDSVKPWLPDIRSNENEKSSSKLPSAKVKVTEKQKGSSQKINEACRQANDVSTNIKSPVTSEGKLKQSRSIGLTARGFTVETRSVATQTDGFLLKSTPSSESKSSDQLLAMKQPGKRRSSLAEKANQQSSPGQLKVDGSSQPFVSMAANGEAIFNSYKETAKEQPRKEEGCSEDSAYSSNIPTTEGISNDGIQVGELPNNQATRIQTNIEAPSRNEPEVQGVSSETNTHNRAYYDDTKHIANGQGYGNEQMMIDQQQMTNNANGNNTPFSIHGLPPPPAVLASCNSSSSIYNPINAAMISSALSNESLAQYYSQAPTSGMEILPASNRGSNSESTSLAIPSQEVSTQSRDRDTVAASPSQAFITHYPHDMACRLPSGVVPHSSHIIHHRPSDLEHQYHHHQHQINLQDQSNETILVQQGMEMSHPVDTIPVQLQQTIYDPIRQVYLYQNPAIDGATVPVDHLHQELHHPGHVVPKTEITHDPYGAGTRQRKRNADEMEQEGFEPNPVPDKTIDDILKGTPGNEHRKRKIEGYLKADPWQVAKHIKNYMGQHNIPQREVVDSTGLNQSHLSQHLNKGTPMKNQKRSLLYAWWIKKQEEVNAQFKIASSGMPTDQVEEAAGVSLRARRNRFKWGPASQEILYQAYERQRNPTKEERESLVQECNRAECLQRGVSPSHSSGLGSNLVTEVRVYNWFANRRKEDAFRHKLALDGYSDQDAPNQTRMSPDSTQCPTPTSGGFTKVEPGLYPSDQGEIRTRDSGKPRLSDGGDRLASSERNSVISLKTEAQLTTEERGDNGGNSRASLRTNHVAPQVPPSGVIITNVPLEAADVNQQCEKFSSISTYSRLSNVTSSKMMLGGALPSVNTLSPVVNTFQIQHQGQNENETSLLEPVQMPSALPPHSGLFLPTAISGLIATATNSSAVPHMPLLTSLTNIKQTQSDVIESGHVIQEHPLAVAQLHQNVTGGYVHSASYHVTSSAVKQDFPYQGGLGYSLQEQVALAQRHSEVTHEAPPSDGQTSNSLTTGSPLVAYQQSA